In Thermodesulfovibrio thiophilus DSM 17215, the genomic window AAATTATATACACTTACCGCTGTTATTGACAGAGATGAAATAATAAAAATTCAGGATGAAATAAAGCAGATTTATCTATCCGATAAGATTATTAACTGGATTCTTGAGTTTGTAAACAAAACAAGACAGGACAACCGCATTCTTCTTGGTCTCTCAACGAGAGCTGCTCTTGCAATTACCTATACTGCGAAAGCCTATGCCTATTTTAGATCAAGAGACTATGTTATTCCAGAAGATGCAAAAGAAATGATACCTTTTGTTGTGCCACATAGAGTCATACTCAAAGAAGAGCCTATTTCAAAAAACGAGGTGATATTATCAATCCTGCAAAGCATTCCAACACCACCGTAAAGATTACAAAGTCTGGCTGGATATACATAGTCATCACACTTCTGATTGGTTTTGCAGCGGTAAATACAGGAAATAACTTATTATTTTTAATAGTATCTTTTCTTTTAAGTATTATGGCGTTAAGTGGAATGCTTTCATTTTTTAATCTAAGAAACATTGAGTTTTCAATTCTATCACCAGAAGATATCTTTGCTCTTAAGGCTGCAACTATAAAAATAAAAGCAAAAAATAAATATTTTTTTGAAGCTTTTCTTCTGAGAGTCAAACTGTTAAACAGTGAAACGATAATTCCATATTTAAAAGGTGAGGGAATATTTAATATTGTCCTAGCATTCCCCAAGCGAGGTAAATATGCTATCAAAGAACTGACTGTTTCATCTTATTTTCCCTTTTATTTTTTTAAAAAACAGAGAAATATTCAACTAAAATATGAAGTTACAGTCTTACCCTTTCCTTTAAAATGTGATATTTTATCTTTAATTGCAGACGGTAAAACAAAAACAGAGTCAAATATTTCACAAGGAAAAGCCTATGAAGGTGAGCTTACCGGAGTAAGAAGTTATAATCAGGGAGACTCGTTAAAGTATATTCACTGGAAAGCAACAGCCAAAACTTCTGAAATTAAAACCAAAGAATTCGCACCTCCAGCTGGAAATCCTGTCATCATTAATCTAAATGATTTCACCGGTTCTACTGAAGAAAAGATTAGTAGAGCAACATATGCATTAATTGTTCTTTCAAAAGCTGAAAATCCTGTTGGATTAAAACTAGGTGACGAAGTCTATAAACCTGAGACAGGACAGTCTCATCTGAGGAGAATGCTCTATGCACTTGCAGTTTATCAGCAGGAATAAAGTTGATAATGTTATTTTTATTTTAAGTATCTTTATTGCAATCATACCTTTTTCTGCAATCATCAAATATATTTCTTTTTATGCGAATTTTATATTTATCTTAATAATTATAGTATCTATATTTTTACATATAAAGAAAGTTTTTATACCATTATGGATACTCAATACTGTATCTCTTCTGTTAATTATCCTGCCTTTTTTGAGTTCTTCTGTCGAAGACATTATTTTGCCATCAATAGAAGCTTTAACATTAATTCTTTCCATAAGATTTCTGGGGAGAAAAACTTCAAGAGAGTATTTTCAAATATATCTGTTGTCAGTTCTTCTTTTAGGTGGTTCTTCACTTTTTAATATGTCATGGATTTTTTTTATAAGAATTTTTTTAATGCTTATTTTTACAGTTTTTGCAATTTTGCTTCTCACATATATTAGAGAAACAAAAGAAGAGTTTATAAATTCTAAAAGGTTTTTAAACATTTTAAAAGTTGCATTTACAATCTCCATTGTTTCAATTCCTCTGAGTGCTCTATTTTTTATTATCCTACCAAGAACTCCTGTCCCTTTAATGAATATAGGTTTGAGTAAAACCAAATCAGGATTTTCATCAAATGTAAATCTTGGTTCTGTATCAATGATAGAAGAGGATAGATCAATACTAATGCGCGTAAGCATCAAAAAATTCCCTGAAGAGGTGCTTTACTGGAGAGTTATCACATTTGATAAATTTGATGGTAAAAACTGGCAAAAAACTCTCTCAAGACTGGTTAAATCAAATGTTTATGGAGAAAAAATAAATTATACTGTAACCCTCGAACCAACAACAGAACATTATCTGCCAGCTCTTGATTTTCCATCAAATATTTACATGAGAAATGTTTCCTATGAATATCCTGGAATTTATAAAACTAATTTTTCAATTGAAAAAACTCTCAAATATAATGCTATATCTTTCATAAATTACAAGATACAAGAACTTTACATTCAAGATGAGTATCTTCAGATTCCTCCAGGACTTTCTCATAATATAGTAAATCTTACTCAAAAAATTACAACAGGTGCTTCCACAGAAAAAGCAGTTGTAGAAAAAATCTTAAAATTTTTAAGTGGATATAAATATTCATTGAAAAATCTGCCCAAAGGGGATAACCCTGTTGAAGACTTTTTATTCAAGAAAAAGAGTGGAAACTGTGAATATTTTGCAACAACAATGGCTTTGATGTTAAGAATAAAGGGAATCCCATCAAGAGTTGTTGGAGGATTTAAGGGAGGAACATATAATTCTTTTGGTAACTATTACATTGTAAGAGCATCTGATGCACATCTCTGGGTGGAAGCATGGATTAATGGACAATGGATAAGATTTGATCCTTCAGGGAAGATACCTCGACCTGTTGAACCTGTAATTTTTCATCTTATTGATTACCTCTGGAATAGCATTGTAGTTGATTATGACGTCAGGGCTCAGATGAAGCTGGCAAAATCAATCAAAACTCCGCATATTAATTTTAACAGAAAAGTTTTTATATTACCTCTGGCTTTAATTATCATATTTATCATCATAAAAAGTTACAAATATATCCTTAAAAGAAAAAATCCATTAAACAAATTTTTTGATATAATGAAAAAACACGGCTTTGAAAAACAGAGTAATCAGGGACTTGAAGAGTTTATTTCTACTATAAAAGACACAGCCATAAAAGAAAAAGCAAAAATATTTATCAAGGAATATGAAGAAATTTATTTTCAGGATAAAAAATTTAAAAAAGAAGATTTAAAAAAACTCAAGGAACTGCTCAAGGATATAAAATGAGAATTGTAAAAGTTGAAAACGCATCTATTATAAAAGTGTTAGATACGCTGCAAAATGGTGGAATAATAGTTTATCCAACAGAAACTCTTTATGGTATAGGTGTCAAATATGACCTTAAAGAAGTTCTCAAAAAAGTTTATGAAATAAAAAAACGTCCTCATGAAAAAGCATTTCCTCTTATTGCTGATTTAAAGCATCTTGAATTAGTTGCTGAGTTTATACCCTATGTTGCTCAAAAACTTATTGAAAAATACTGGCCAGGTCCATTAACCCTCCTCTTACCTGCTAAAAACAATTTACCTGAGGAGATAACAAGAGATGGCAAAGTAGCAGTTAGAATGCCAGGGCAGTCTTTTGCATTAAATCTCATTCAAGCATCTACATTTCCAATTACAGCTACTTCAGCAAATATTTCTGGATATAAAAGTGCTGATAATATAGATGATGTCTTAAAATATTTTAAAAATGAGGAAATTGAACTTATAATTGATGGAGGAAAGCTTTCAGGAATTCCTTCAACAATAGTTGATGTAACAGTTGAACCTCCAAAAATAATCAGAAAAGGTGCCATACAGTCAGATTTATCTCTGCACTGATATAACCTCGTTGATCTGTGATATTTTATTGATTATATCTGAAAGATGAGCTCTATTTTTTACCTCAATTGTGAAATCAATTAAGGCTCTCTTGTCTGCTGTAGAGTTTGCTTTAACAGCAGTAATATTAACCTGATTTGCTGACAGAAGAGCTGTAAGGGTAGCAAGGATACCTGGTGCATCAATACATTCTACAGTTATCTTTGTTTGAACTTTTGTATTATCATCAGTTGTCCAGAAAACTTCTATGAGTCTGTCATGTTCAAGATGCTTTATGTTTATACAGTCTTTTCTATGTACTGAAATACCCTTACCTCTTGTAATAAAACCTATTATTTCATCCCCTGGCACAGGCATACAACATCTTGCAATATGGTACAGAACTTCATCCACTCCTCTAAGAGAAATAAACTCTTTATGTTCTTTTTGAGGAGAAACTTTTTTAGAAATAACAACTTCCTCTTGCGGCATTTCAATAGAAAGTCTATTTATTACCTGATGAACAGATATTTTCCCATGACCTATCAGAAGATATAAATCTTCAGTTGACTGAATGCTGAAAGAGTCAAGAACTTCTTTGATTTTTTCAGTTTTAAGAATGGATGGTTGGATACCATGTTTGCGAAGCTCAGTTTCAAGAAGTTGTTTCCCTATATCAATACCCTGCTGTCGCTCTTCCTGCCTCAAAAAATGTTTTATTCTGTTTCTTGCTCTCTGAGTAACAACAAACTGCAGCCAGTCCTTTCTTGGTTTTTGATGAGGACTTGTTATAATTTCAATCACATCACCACTTTGAAGTTGATAATTAAGCGGAACTATTCTTCCATTAACCTTTGCACCCGCACATTTTGACCCAACTTCAGAATGGATTGCATATGCAAAATCTACAGGTGTAGATCCAACAGGAAGTTCCTTGACATCACCTTTTGGAGTGAATACATAGATTGTATCGGGCACGACTTCAGCTTTTACAGCATCAAGTAGTTCTTTAGGGTCTGATATTTCCTTAATTAAATCCCTGAGCCATGCAACAATCTTTGTTTCTCTTTCAGTTAAGTCCTTTCGTTCCTTATATCTCCAGTGCGCTGCTATACCTTCCTCCGCAATTATATCCATCTCCTCTGTTCTTATCTGAAACTCTACCCTTTCACCACCAGGACCTATAACTGTTGTATGAAGAGATTGATAGTAGTTTGACTTTGGAAGACTTATAAAATCTTTAAATCTACCAGGGATCAATGTCCATAGTGAATGAATAATTCCAAGAATATCATAACAATGAGGAATTGTGTCTGTAATGATTCTTATTCCTATAACATCATAAACCTGTTCGAATGGAATTTTTTGTTTAATGAGCTTTTGATATATACCATAATAATGCTTTACTCTTCCATATATTTTAAATGGAATATTCATTGTTTCAATTTTTTCAGAAAGAATTTTTATAACATTATCAATGTACGCTTGCTGATCTTCTTTTCTTTTTGCAACTTTTCTTGCAAGCTCTTCATATTTCTCAGGGTAAAGAACTTTGAATGCAAGATCTTCAAATTCCAGACGCATCCAGCCAATTCCAAGTCTGTTTGCAAGAGGAGCATATATTTCCAGAGTTTCCTTGGCAATTCTCTTCTGTTTTTCCGGTGGAAGAAATTCAATAGTTCTCATATTATGTAATCTATCAGCAAATTTAATTAATATAACCCTGATATCTTTTGACATTGCAAGAAACATTTTTCTGAAACTTTCTGCCTGAGCTTCTTCAACTGTTGAGAATTGAAGCTTACTCAGTTTAGTAACAGCATCAACAAGAAAAGCAACATCAGGACTGAACATTTCAGCAATATCTTCAATTATCATTTCAGCATCTTCTACAGTATCATGAAGTAGTCCTGCTGTTATGGTTGTTGAGTCCAGTTTCATATCAGCAAGTATTTTAGCTACTGCGAGTGGATGATAAATATAAGGGATTCCTTCTTTTCTTTTCTGAGCACAGTGAGATTCCCTTGAAAAAATATAAGCCTTTCTAATAAGCTCTACATTAGCATTGGGCCTGTACTGTAAAACCGTATTAATTACATCATTTATAGTAAGCATATTTTCTTATCCTCTTCTTTTAGTTTAATATATTTAACATGGATAAGCTACTTATTTCTGGCAGAGCTTCTTTAAAAGGTGAAATTAAAATAAGTGGAGCAAAAAATGCAGCGCTTCCAATAATGGCATCCACTCTTCTTGCTCCAGGAGTTCATACTCTGAAAAGAATTCCCAGACTCAGAGATGTTTTTACAATGACTGAACTTATTAGAAGAATGGGTGGTAGTGTTCATTTTGATGGAGTATGTATAATTGATACAACAAAAATAAATAAATTTGAAGCATCATACGACCTTGTTAAAACAATGAGAGCATCAATTTTAGTGCTTGGTCCTCTTGTAGCAAGATTCGGTAAGGCAAAGGTCTCTTTACCTGGTGGATGTGCTATTGGTGCCAGGCCTGTCAATTTACATATAAGAGGACTTGAAAAAATGGGAGCTAAAATCTCCCTTGAAGAAGGATATATTTTTGCAACTGCACGAAACCTCAAGGGAACAAAAATATATTTTGACATTCCAACTGTAACAGGAACTGAAAATCTTATGATGGCTGCAACTCTTGCAAAAGGAACCACGGTTATTGAAAATGCAGCCAAGGAACCAGAGATTGTTGATCTTGCAAACTATTTAATAGAAATGGGAGCTAAAATAAAAGGTGCAGGAACTAGTATTCTAACAATAGAAGGAGTACCAGAACTAAAACCTCCTTCAGAGTATGAAATTATACCGGACAGAATAGAAACAGGGACTTTTATTGCAATTGCAGGTGCGTGCGGAGCAGATATAGTATTGCAAGGATGCAGAATTGACCATATTGATGCTATAATTTTAAAAATGAAGGATGC contains:
- a CDS encoding DUF58 domain-containing protein, producing MALSGMLSFFNLRNIEFSILSPEDIFALKAATIKIKAKNKYFFEAFLLRVKLLNSETIIPYLKGEGIFNIVLAFPKRGKYAIKELTVSSYFPFYFFKKQRNIQLKYEVTVLPFPLKCDILSLIADGKTKTESNISQGKAYEGELTGVRSYNQGDSLKYIHWKATAKTSEIKTKEFAPPAGNPVIINLNDFTGSTEEKISRATYALIVLSKAENPVGLKLGDEVYKPETGQSHLRRMLYALAVYQQE
- a CDS encoding transglutaminaseTgpA domain-containing protein → MHLQFISRNKVDNVIFILSIFIAIIPFSAIIKYISFYANFIFILIIIVSIFLHIKKVFIPLWILNTVSLLLIILPFLSSSVEDIILPSIEALTLILSIRFLGRKTSREYFQIYLLSVLLLGGSSLFNMSWIFFIRIFLMLIFTVFAILLLTYIRETKEEFINSKRFLNILKVAFTISIVSIPLSALFFIILPRTPVPLMNIGLSKTKSGFSSNVNLGSVSMIEEDRSILMRVSIKKFPEEVLYWRVITFDKFDGKNWQKTLSRLVKSNVYGEKINYTVTLEPTTEHYLPALDFPSNIYMRNVSYEYPGIYKTNFSIEKTLKYNAISFINYKIQELYIQDEYLQIPPGLSHNIVNLTQKITTGASTEKAVVEKILKFLSGYKYSLKNLPKGDNPVEDFLFKKKSGNCEYFATTMALMLRIKGIPSRVVGGFKGGTYNSFGNYYIVRASDAHLWVEAWINGQWIRFDPSGKIPRPVEPVIFHLIDYLWNSIVVDYDVRAQMKLAKSIKTPHINFNRKVFILPLALIIIFIIIKSYKYILKRKNPLNKFFDIMKKHGFEKQSNQGLEEFISTIKDTAIKEKAKIFIKEYEEIYFQDKKFKKEDLKKLKELLKDIK
- a CDS encoding L-threonylcarbamoyladenylate synthase, producing the protein MRIVKVENASIIKVLDTLQNGGIIVYPTETLYGIGVKYDLKEVLKKVYEIKKRPHEKAFPLIADLKHLELVAEFIPYVAQKLIEKYWPGPLTLLLPAKNNLPEEITRDGKVAVRMPGQSFALNLIQASTFPITATSANISGYKSADNIDDVLKYFKNEEIELIIDGGKLSGIPSTIVDVTVEPPKIIRKGAIQSDLSLH
- a CDS encoding RelA/SpoT family protein gives rise to the protein MLTINDVINTVLQYRPNANVELIRKAYIFSRESHCAQKRKEGIPYIYHPLAVAKILADMKLDSTTITAGLLHDTVEDAEMIIEDIAEMFSPDVAFLVDAVTKLSKLQFSTVEEAQAESFRKMFLAMSKDIRVILIKFADRLHNMRTIEFLPPEKQKRIAKETLEIYAPLANRLGIGWMRLEFEDLAFKVLYPEKYEELARKVAKRKEDQQAYIDNVIKILSEKIETMNIPFKIYGRVKHYYGIYQKLIKQKIPFEQVYDVIGIRIITDTIPHCYDILGIIHSLWTLIPGRFKDFISLPKSNYYQSLHTTVIGPGGERVEFQIRTEEMDIIAEEGIAAHWRYKERKDLTERETKIVAWLRDLIKEISDPKELLDAVKAEVVPDTIYVFTPKGDVKELPVGSTPVDFAYAIHSEVGSKCAGAKVNGRIVPLNYQLQSGDVIEIITSPHQKPRKDWLQFVVTQRARNRIKHFLRQEERQQGIDIGKQLLETELRKHGIQPSILKTEKIKEVLDSFSIQSTEDLYLLIGHGKISVHQVINRLSIEMPQEEVVISKKVSPQKEHKEFISLRGVDEVLYHIARCCMPVPGDEIIGFITRGKGISVHRKDCINIKHLEHDRLIEVFWTTDDNTKVQTKITVECIDAPGILATLTALLSANQVNITAVKANSTADKRALIDFTIEVKNRAHLSDIINKISQINEVISVQR
- the murA gene encoding UDP-N-acetylglucosamine 1-carboxyvinyltransferase — encoded protein: MDKLLISGRASLKGEIKISGAKNAALPIMASTLLAPGVHTLKRIPRLRDVFTMTELIRRMGGSVHFDGVCIIDTTKINKFEASYDLVKTMRASILVLGPLVARFGKAKVSLPGGCAIGARPVNLHIRGLEKMGAKISLEEGYIFATARNLKGTKIYFDIPTVTGTENLMMAATLAKGTTVIENAAKEPEIVDLANYLIEMGAKIKGAGTSILTIEGVPELKPPSEYEIIPDRIETGTFIAIAGACGADIVLQGCRIDHIDAIILKMKDAGITFKETENGLRVIGSRRPQAVDVKTMPYPGFPTDMQAQFMAMMTIANGTSIIKETIFENRFMHVAELKRMGANITIEGNTATVRGVKKLKGAPVMATDLRASASLVIAGLIAEEETIIDRIYHLDRGYEELDKKLIKLGAKIKRIK